A single Ctenopharyngodon idella isolate HZGC_01 chromosome 22, HZGC01, whole genome shotgun sequence DNA region contains:
- the rapgef3 gene encoding rap guanine nucleotide exchange factor 3 isoform X2, translating to MSSADTLFRSSLGSSLEQTPLPEAVDSQDTIKQFLSDRILKAARVVYSTLMERNPGLIRDRKHHLKTYRQCCSGRELVDWLMKLNDCFQSRSQAVGMWQVLVDEGILCHVKQELNFHDKDTQFYRFMEAEFDLNNTTNEKDSKDDELQESLSLLVQMGPDALLTMILRKCPNQRTPDDLEVIYEELLHVKAVAHLSTSVRKELAAVLVFESHAKAGTVLFSQGDKGTSWYIIWRGSVNVITHGKGLVTTLHEGDDFGQLALVNDAPRSATIILREDNCHFLRVDKQDFIRILKDVEANTVRLEEHGKAVLVLEKSSAQESSYQGGSASSNKYTVMSGTPEKILEHMLETIKLETNGTDFIDPSVSDFLLTHPVFMPYSQLCAALQHHYQAEPSEGSDLEKAAYALNTKQKVVKLVGHWVALYGLLLRDNPVAFEFLEKFREGVMADSRLSSMLKEQLRDRRKTKITENGCHTLTKLNQKFDWFSAYEEPVGKLRSIKAQDKVLYEIFKPDHKAVTVMLPVDASVNDILTTLVDPERNYVLVKMNSSGDRVQLKLETTAVSASLGVNERLFLCSASQVEQLTPVSEQLGPEKSTMDTLEQMCSKDMASQHTSYDWELFMAMHEVELVYYVFGREKFPGATTANLERFVRRFNEIQYWVVTELCLCEDLVKRAILLKKFIKMAVVLKEQKNLNSFFAVMFGLSNSAVQRLNKTWERLPNKTKRIYCAYERLMDPSRNHRAYRLTVAKLSPPYIPFMPLLLKDMTFIHEGNKNYTDKLVNFEKMRMIARTVKMVRECRSQPYVPSSPQKGLTERMFLDAQAIRISTYSDQSLTLRNATNVRQYIQNIKVIDNQKKLTQLSRAIER from the exons ACACCTCTGCCAGAAGCCGTCGATTCACAAGACACCATCAAACAG TTTTTGTCCGACCGAATCTTGAAGGCTGCGCGGGTGGTTTACAGCACTCTGATGGAGCGTAATCCAGGCCTGATAAGAGACAGAAAACACCATCTTAAGACCTACAG ACAGTGCTGCAGTGGGAGGGAACTTGTGGATTGGCTAATGAAACTCAATGATTGTTTCCAGTCAAGGAGTCAGGCAGTCGGAATGTGGCAAGTTTTGGTGGATGAGGGCATTCTGTGTCATG TGAAACAGGAGTTAAACTTCCATGACAAAGACACACAGTTTTACCGCTTTATGGAGGCAGAGTTTGACCTGAACAACACAACTAACGAGAAAGACTCCAAAGACGATGAACTCCAAGAGAGTTTATCGCTACTAGTCCAAATGGGTCCAGATGCTCTTCTGACTATGATACTGCGTAAATG CCCAAACCAGAGAACTCCAGATGATCTGGAAGTTATTTATGAAGAACTTCTGCACGTCAAAGCTGTGGCCCACTTGTCTACATCT GTTCGGAAGGAGCTGGCAGCAGTGCTGGTTTTTGAAAGCCATGCCAAGGCGGGAACAGTCT tGTTCAGTCAGGGGGACAAAGGGACTTCCTGGTACATCATCTGGAGAGGCTCTGTTAATGTCATCACACACGGCAAG GGCTTAGTGACCACGCTCCATGAGGGAGATGACTTTGGGCAGTTGGCCTTAGTGAACGACGCCCCTCGTTCTGCCACAATCATCCTAAGAGAGGACAACTGCCACTTCCTGCGGGTGGACAAGCAGGACTTTATACGTATCCTTAAG GATGTCGAAGCCAACACCGTCCGCCTGGAGGAACATGGTAAAGCCGTTCTGGTCCTTGAGAAGAGCTCGGCACAGGAGTCCAGCTATCAGGGAGGATCAGCAAGCAGCAACAA GTACACAGTAATGTCAGGAACGCCAGAGAAGATCCTGGAACACATGCTGGAGACGATTAAACTGGAAACCAATGGCACTGATTTTATAG ATCCCAGTGTGAGTGACTTCCTCCTAACACATCCAGTCTTCATGCCCTACAGTCAGCTCTGTGCGGCTCTCCAGCATCA CTACCAAGCAGAGCCATCAGAAGGCTCGGACCTGGAGAAGGCAGCGTATGCTCTCAACACCAAGCAAAAGGTTGTGAAACTGGTGGGTCATTGGGTGGCGCTGTATGGTCTCCTACTGAGGGACAATCCTGTGGCCTTTGAATTCCTAGAG AAATTCAGGGAGGGGGTAATGGCTGACTCAAGACTTTCCAGCATGCTCAAAGAACAGCTGAGGGACAGAAGGAAGACAAAAAT AACCGAGAATGGATGTCACACTCTGACGAAG CTGAACCAAAAGTTTGATTGGTTTTCTGCTTACGAAGAGCCAGTGGGAAAATTACGGTCGATTAAAGCTCAAGataaag TCTTGTATGAGATCTTTAAACCAGATCATAAGGCTGTCACTGTGATGCTGCCAGTCGATGCTTCAGTGAATGACATCTTGACTACATTAGTGGATCCAGAGAGAAACTATGTGCTGGTCAAGATGAATTCCTCAGGAG ACAGAGTCCAGCTCAAGCTGGAGACCACGGCGGTCTCTGCCTCTTTAGGAGTGAATGAGAGGCTTTTCCTCTGCTCTGCCAGCCAAGTGGAACAACTG ACACCCGTGAGTGAGCAGCTGGGGCCAGAGAAGAGCACCATGGACACTCTGGAGCAGATGTGTTCCAAGGACATGGCCAGCCAGCACACCAGCTACGACTGGGAGCTCTTCATGGCCATGCATGAG GTGGAGCTGGTCTACTACGTTTTTGGACGAGAAAAGTTCCCAGGAGCCACTACGGCTAACCTTGAGCGGTTTGTCCGTCGCTTCAACGAGATTCAGTACTGGGTGGTGACTGAGCTGTGTCTCTGTGAGGACCTGGTCAAGAGAGCCATACTCCTGAAGAAGTTCATCAAGATGGCTGTTGT TTTAAAAGAGCAGAAGAACCTGAactcattttttgcagtgatgtTCGGCCTCAGTAACAGTGCAGTACAGAGGCTCAATAAGACATGGGAG AGACTTCCAAACAAAACCAAGAGGATCTACTGTGCGTATGAAAGACTGATG GATCCATCTCGTAACCACAGGGCCTACAGGCTGACTGTAGCCAAACTCAGCCCTCCATACATTCCCTTCATGCCTCTGCTGCTCAAAG ATATGACGTTTATCCACGAGGGAAACAAGAACTACACTGATAAACTGGTCAACTTTGAGAAAATG CGTATGATAGCCAGAACAGTGAAGATGGTTCGAGAGTGTCGAAGCCAGCCTTACG TGCCCTCATCTCCACAGAAAGGCTTGACTGAGAGAATGTTCTTGGATGCCCAAGCTATACGGATATCAACat ATTCAGACCAGTCGTTGACCCTGCGCAATGCAACCAATGTAAGGCAGTACATCCAGAACATTAAAGTGATCGACAATCAGAAGAAACTTACTCAGCTCTCCAGAGCCATAGAGCGCTGA
- the rapgef3 gene encoding rap guanine nucleotide exchange factor 3 isoform X1: MHLFRSYYYQVFPDRCSNEKTPQIRGISWTPLPEAVDSQDTIKQFLSDRILKAARVVYSTLMERNPGLIRDRKHHLKTYRQCCSGRELVDWLMKLNDCFQSRSQAVGMWQVLVDEGILCHVKQELNFHDKDTQFYRFMEAEFDLNNTTNEKDSKDDELQESLSLLVQMGPDALLTMILRKCPNQRTPDDLEVIYEELLHVKAVAHLSTSVRKELAAVLVFESHAKAGTVLFSQGDKGTSWYIIWRGSVNVITHGKGLVTTLHEGDDFGQLALVNDAPRSATIILREDNCHFLRVDKQDFIRILKDVEANTVRLEEHGKAVLVLEKSSAQESSYQGGSASSNKYTVMSGTPEKILEHMLETIKLETNGTDFIDPSVSDFLLTHPVFMPYSQLCAALQHHYQAEPSEGSDLEKAAYALNTKQKVVKLVGHWVALYGLLLRDNPVAFEFLEKFREGVMADSRLSSMLKEQLRDRRKTKITENGCHTLTKLNQKFDWFSAYEEPVGKLRSIKAQDKVLYEIFKPDHKAVTVMLPVDASVNDILTTLVDPERNYVLVKMNSSGDRVQLKLETTAVSASLGVNERLFLCSASQVEQLTPVSEQLGPEKSTMDTLEQMCSKDMASQHTSYDWELFMAMHEVELVYYVFGREKFPGATTANLERFVRRFNEIQYWVVTELCLCEDLVKRAILLKKFIKMAVVLKEQKNLNSFFAVMFGLSNSAVQRLNKTWERLPNKTKRIYCAYERLMDPSRNHRAYRLTVAKLSPPYIPFMPLLLKDMTFIHEGNKNYTDKLVNFEKMRMIARTVKMVRECRSQPYVPSSPQKGLTERMFLDAQAIRISTYSDQSLTLRNATNVRQYIQNIKVIDNQKKLTQLSRAIER, from the exons ACACCTCTGCCAGAAGCCGTCGATTCACAAGACACCATCAAACAG TTTTTGTCCGACCGAATCTTGAAGGCTGCGCGGGTGGTTTACAGCACTCTGATGGAGCGTAATCCAGGCCTGATAAGAGACAGAAAACACCATCTTAAGACCTACAG ACAGTGCTGCAGTGGGAGGGAACTTGTGGATTGGCTAATGAAACTCAATGATTGTTTCCAGTCAAGGAGTCAGGCAGTCGGAATGTGGCAAGTTTTGGTGGATGAGGGCATTCTGTGTCATG TGAAACAGGAGTTAAACTTCCATGACAAAGACACACAGTTTTACCGCTTTATGGAGGCAGAGTTTGACCTGAACAACACAACTAACGAGAAAGACTCCAAAGACGATGAACTCCAAGAGAGTTTATCGCTACTAGTCCAAATGGGTCCAGATGCTCTTCTGACTATGATACTGCGTAAATG CCCAAACCAGAGAACTCCAGATGATCTGGAAGTTATTTATGAAGAACTTCTGCACGTCAAAGCTGTGGCCCACTTGTCTACATCT GTTCGGAAGGAGCTGGCAGCAGTGCTGGTTTTTGAAAGCCATGCCAAGGCGGGAACAGTCT tGTTCAGTCAGGGGGACAAAGGGACTTCCTGGTACATCATCTGGAGAGGCTCTGTTAATGTCATCACACACGGCAAG GGCTTAGTGACCACGCTCCATGAGGGAGATGACTTTGGGCAGTTGGCCTTAGTGAACGACGCCCCTCGTTCTGCCACAATCATCCTAAGAGAGGACAACTGCCACTTCCTGCGGGTGGACAAGCAGGACTTTATACGTATCCTTAAG GATGTCGAAGCCAACACCGTCCGCCTGGAGGAACATGGTAAAGCCGTTCTGGTCCTTGAGAAGAGCTCGGCACAGGAGTCCAGCTATCAGGGAGGATCAGCAAGCAGCAACAA GTACACAGTAATGTCAGGAACGCCAGAGAAGATCCTGGAACACATGCTGGAGACGATTAAACTGGAAACCAATGGCACTGATTTTATAG ATCCCAGTGTGAGTGACTTCCTCCTAACACATCCAGTCTTCATGCCCTACAGTCAGCTCTGTGCGGCTCTCCAGCATCA CTACCAAGCAGAGCCATCAGAAGGCTCGGACCTGGAGAAGGCAGCGTATGCTCTCAACACCAAGCAAAAGGTTGTGAAACTGGTGGGTCATTGGGTGGCGCTGTATGGTCTCCTACTGAGGGACAATCCTGTGGCCTTTGAATTCCTAGAG AAATTCAGGGAGGGGGTAATGGCTGACTCAAGACTTTCCAGCATGCTCAAAGAACAGCTGAGGGACAGAAGGAAGACAAAAAT AACCGAGAATGGATGTCACACTCTGACGAAG CTGAACCAAAAGTTTGATTGGTTTTCTGCTTACGAAGAGCCAGTGGGAAAATTACGGTCGATTAAAGCTCAAGataaag TCTTGTATGAGATCTTTAAACCAGATCATAAGGCTGTCACTGTGATGCTGCCAGTCGATGCTTCAGTGAATGACATCTTGACTACATTAGTGGATCCAGAGAGAAACTATGTGCTGGTCAAGATGAATTCCTCAGGAG ACAGAGTCCAGCTCAAGCTGGAGACCACGGCGGTCTCTGCCTCTTTAGGAGTGAATGAGAGGCTTTTCCTCTGCTCTGCCAGCCAAGTGGAACAACTG ACACCCGTGAGTGAGCAGCTGGGGCCAGAGAAGAGCACCATGGACACTCTGGAGCAGATGTGTTCCAAGGACATGGCCAGCCAGCACACCAGCTACGACTGGGAGCTCTTCATGGCCATGCATGAG GTGGAGCTGGTCTACTACGTTTTTGGACGAGAAAAGTTCCCAGGAGCCACTACGGCTAACCTTGAGCGGTTTGTCCGTCGCTTCAACGAGATTCAGTACTGGGTGGTGACTGAGCTGTGTCTCTGTGAGGACCTGGTCAAGAGAGCCATACTCCTGAAGAAGTTCATCAAGATGGCTGTTGT TTTAAAAGAGCAGAAGAACCTGAactcattttttgcagtgatgtTCGGCCTCAGTAACAGTGCAGTACAGAGGCTCAATAAGACATGGGAG AGACTTCCAAACAAAACCAAGAGGATCTACTGTGCGTATGAAAGACTGATG GATCCATCTCGTAACCACAGGGCCTACAGGCTGACTGTAGCCAAACTCAGCCCTCCATACATTCCCTTCATGCCTCTGCTGCTCAAAG ATATGACGTTTATCCACGAGGGAAACAAGAACTACACTGATAAACTGGTCAACTTTGAGAAAATG CGTATGATAGCCAGAACAGTGAAGATGGTTCGAGAGTGTCGAAGCCAGCCTTACG TGCCCTCATCTCCACAGAAAGGCTTGACTGAGAGAATGTTCTTGGATGCCCAAGCTATACGGATATCAACat ATTCAGACCAGTCGTTGACCCTGCGCAATGCAACCAATGTAAGGCAGTACATCCAGAACATTAAAGTGATCGACAATCAGAAGAAACTTACTCAGCTCTCCAGAGCCATAGAGCGCTGA